A portion of the Polaribacter cellanae genome contains these proteins:
- a CDS encoding tyrosine-type recombinase/integrase — protein MKKLLLKSTSFITLIESYKEWLSVLGYASSTVYNLPNHLKEFFYYLEFKGYSDISFITTQLVKEYYDHLSQRTNQRRGGSLSKAFLNKHQQALKLFLKYLKEHKSNIKFGVHLKGEKTNYQEHKTILTQEEVKELFETCNFSHMAEHFQARDKVILVLLYSCGLRRNEAVHINTEDILFEKGRIYVRKGKNYKERVIPVNKYNLNILEEYLYEARPEFLKNYQTDALLLSNQGKRASDLTIANRLKEIINATENETLQEKNITLHTLRHSIATHLMQNKVPIKSISTFLGHASLESTQIYVHLTKRENQLQDDL, from the coding sequence ATGAAGAAACTACTATTAAAGAGCACCTCGTTTATCACATTGATAGAAAGCTATAAAGAATGGTTATCTGTATTGGGGTATGCTTCTTCTACGGTATATAATCTTCCCAATCATTTAAAAGAGTTTTTCTATTATTTGGAGTTTAAAGGATATTCAGATATTTCATTCATCACAACTCAACTTGTAAAAGAGTATTACGATCATTTATCACAAAGAACAAACCAACGACGTGGTGGTTCACTTTCTAAAGCTTTTTTAAATAAACATCAACAAGCATTAAAACTCTTTTTAAAATATCTCAAAGAACACAAATCGAATATCAAATTTGGTGTGCACCTCAAAGGAGAAAAAACCAACTACCAAGAGCATAAAACTATCCTTACTCAAGAAGAAGTCAAAGAACTTTTTGAAACCTGTAATTTCTCCCACATGGCAGAACATTTTCAAGCTAGGGACAAGGTAATTCTTGTTCTTTTGTATAGCTGCGGCCTTCGCCGCAATGAAGCCGTACATATCAATACAGAAGATATTTTGTTTGAAAAAGGGCGTATTTATGTCAGAAAAGGAAAGAATTATAAAGAGCGGGTAATACCCGTTAATAAGTATAATTTAAATATACTTGAAGAGTATCTGTATGAAGCACGACCAGAGTTTTTAAAAAATTATCAAACAGATGCACTCCTACTCTCGAACCAAGGAAAACGTGCAAGTGATTTAACGATTGCCAATCGTTTAAAAGAAATTATCAATGCAACTGAAAATGAAACCCTCCAAGAAAAAAACATCACACTTCACACCTTACGTCATAGCATAGCCACACATTTGATGCAGAATAAAGTACCTATTAAATCAATAAGCACATTCCTTGGTCACGCTTCTTTAGAAAGTACACAGATTTATGTTCATCTCACAAAAAGAGAAAATCAATTACAAGATGACTTATAG
- a CDS encoding DUF7222 domain-containing protein, producing the protein MTNLELKNTLQAIANQQENSIEKQVAIEALEYDEIKNFFLDLMNHGCITGMVSSLIYYTDTHTFFDTHYSQIEELRSYFEDEMGGKIKIIGDLKNTLAWFSFEETAYKMAQELGLEL; encoded by the coding sequence ATGACTAACTTAGAACTTAAAAATACTTTACAAGCAATTGCAAACCAACAAGAAAATTCTATTGAAAAACAAGTAGCAATTGAAGCTCTTGAATATGATGAAATTAAAAATTTCTTTTTAGATTTGATGAATCACGGTTGTATAACTGGAATGGTAAGTTCTTTGATTTACTATACAGATACACATACTTTCTTTGATACTCACTATTCTCAAATTGAAGAATTACGTTCTTACTTTGAAGATGAAATGGGTGGTAAAATCAAAATCATAGGTGATTTAAAAAACACATTAGCTTGGTTTAGTTTTGAAGAAACAGCTTACAAAATGGCACAAGAATTAGGACTTGAATTGTAA
- a CDS encoding JAB domain-containing protein codes for MKKQLPSTQVFSYAEIEIHYKRPLFSKMKSISSAEDVNALLRAYIHPNQMDVKEFFFTIFLSRANTVLGIATIGVGTIDGVNVNIREIFELTLLTHASHIIVAHNHPSGKLQPSQNDRKITEKLRKGLSLFDVKLLDHLILTSEDYLSFANEGEL; via the coding sequence ATGAAAAAACAGTTGCCCTCAACACAGGTATTCTCTTATGCTGAAATTGAAATCCATTACAAACGACCTTTATTCTCTAAAATGAAAAGTATTTCATCTGCAGAAGATGTCAATGCCCTGTTACGAGCCTATATACATCCAAATCAAATGGATGTAAAAGAATTCTTTTTTACCATTTTCCTCTCCAGAGCCAATACTGTTTTAGGTATTGCAACCATAGGAGTAGGGACAATTGATGGTGTAAATGTAAATATTCGCGAGATATTTGAATTGACTTTACTCACTCACGCTTCACATATTATTGTGGCGCACAACCATCCCTCTGGGAAATTACAACCCTCACAAAATGACAGAAAAATTACCGAAAAACTCAGAAAAGGTTTGTCCTTATTTGATGTAAAATTGTTAGATCATTTAATCCTGACTTCGGAAGATTATTTGTCTTTTGCCAATGAGGGAGAACTTTAA
- a CDS encoding type IV secretory system conjugative DNA transfer family protein, protein MKTIIDALLEPLTMLFDGIESLFEKDYGYKGSLGDADKILKRKHSKGNGLKIGNRFVSLAQMMKGGMLLLGKTGVGKSTKIYLQNLLSLSELTPMSIVCLDLAEELRNTTGGYIEQVLDEQSVINFSKADASTVTWNPLEDLKAEDVHRFSVDLVASHIPDSGSKDPIWNNLSASVISYCILLLKRIEYITGLRGYVNLYNVRYLIVVLQGEPTKLKALISIFADDLLYSNFKAFLANDAKFLNSVLSNVLSVLVLWQDEDVIRTTSTTSLVMESFRYERKILWIQSSITAQKRLKGLNSLFLKAWFDFIMKSGVPTKEELPIAFFADEMSAVATTDKGFIPFISSQIRKFKSFGIFGYQSYSQCINLYGKEGATTLRTNTGTVLYLGKQDLDTASHISKSLGRYSYEKEGKTLTREVMTPEEVMYQHTKEGGFLITSEERPICLKRIKAFYQDRFLRKRAEIPAPEIQTNNPMPELLPIDELIKDVIKLNKNTSNEKA, encoded by the coding sequence ATGAAAACAATTATAGATGCACTATTAGAACCCCTAACAATGCTCTTTGATGGCATTGAAAGTCTCTTTGAAAAAGACTATGGTTATAAAGGAAGTTTGGGAGATGCAGACAAAATTCTCAAACGCAAACATTCCAAAGGCAATGGACTGAAAATAGGCAATCGTTTTGTGAGTTTAGCCCAAATGATGAAAGGTGGAATGCTTTTACTTGGTAAAACTGGAGTTGGTAAATCCACAAAAATTTACCTCCAAAACTTACTTTCTCTAAGTGAACTAACTCCGATGTCAATTGTTTGTTTGGACTTGGCAGAAGAATTAAGAAATACCACAGGGGGTTATATAGAACAAGTATTGGATGAACAATCTGTCATTAATTTCTCCAAGGCAGATGCATCCACCGTAACATGGAATCCTTTGGAAGATTTAAAAGCAGAAGATGTGCATCGATTTTCGGTTGATTTGGTAGCAAGTCATATCCCAGATAGTGGTAGTAAAGACCCAATATGGAACAATTTGTCTGCTTCTGTGATTAGTTACTGTATTTTACTGTTAAAACGTATTGAATACATCACAGGATTAAGAGGATATGTAAACTTGTACAATGTCAGATACCTAATAGTTGTGTTACAAGGAGAACCTACAAAACTCAAGGCACTCATTTCCATATTTGCTGACGATTTATTATACAGCAATTTCAAAGCATTTTTAGCCAACGATGCCAAGTTTTTAAACAGTGTACTTTCTAATGTTTTATCTGTGTTGGTACTTTGGCAAGATGAGGATGTGATACGCACGACTTCAACTACTTCGTTGGTGATGGAATCGTTTCGATATGAGCGTAAAATCCTCTGGATACAGAGTTCTATTACCGCCCAAAAACGATTGAAAGGTTTGAACTCTTTATTCCTAAAAGCTTGGTTTGATTTCATTATGAAATCAGGTGTACCCACCAAAGAAGAACTTCCAATTGCTTTTTTTGCAGATGAAATGTCAGCAGTAGCTACAACTGACAAAGGATTTATTCCGTTTATTTCCAGTCAAATACGTAAGTTTAAATCGTTCGGAATCTTTGGTTATCAGTCTTATAGTCAATGCATCAATTTATATGGAAAAGAGGGCGCTACGACCTTAAGAACCAATACAGGAACTGTCTTGTATTTAGGAAAACAAGATTTAGATACTGCCTCGCATATTAGCAAGTCTCTTGGTAGGTATTCTTACGAAAAAGAGGGTAAAACGCTTACAAGGGAAGTCATGACCCCTGAAGAAGTGATGTATCAGCATACAAAAGAGGGTGGCTTTTTAATCACCAGTGAAGAACGTCCTATTTGTTTGAAACGTATCAAAGCTTTCTATCAGGATCGGTTTTTGAGAAAACGAGCTGAAATTCCTGCACCAGAGATTCAAACCAACAACCCAATGCCAGAACTCCTACCAATTGATGAATTGATAAAAGATGTGATAAAACTCAATAAAAACACATCCAATGAAAAAGCTTAA
- a CDS encoding tyrosine-type recombinase/integrase, with translation MNIEKAIQVYLEWKQTHTNWAYTRYENRLLQFKAFIVPKDKLDEINGDDIVAFHRSLEEKYSLNTIAYSARVLKNFFWFWHGRGKTGFNPKEIIPIRFISADKDIVTKDDLEDMSDLLEVNHLQDLQKKLIIHLLWDTGMRLSELLDIKISDIGEQGTDGLRTAKVRTRKSMRYNLVIWGADTDELMNRYLGMRACLDCESNLLLINPKTKKVFTPRSVQRWITELSDMAMLDKNITPHSFRHGKANFILDQGGSVRDVSALLRHVKPESSFQYMQLSKKRYEDVARRYLTTFTTSKELQLA, from the coding sequence ATGAATATTGAAAAAGCTATACAGGTTTATTTAGAATGGAAACAGACACATACCAATTGGGCGTACACACGCTATGAAAACAGATTACTACAGTTCAAAGCGTTTATAGTACCTAAAGATAAGTTAGACGAAATTAATGGAGACGATATTGTTGCTTTTCACAGAAGTTTGGAAGAAAAATACAGTTTGAATACCATTGCATATTCTGCAAGAGTGTTGAAAAACTTCTTTTGGTTTTGGCACGGAAGAGGAAAAACAGGATTCAATCCTAAAGAAATTATTCCGATTCGTTTTATTAGTGCAGATAAAGATATTGTCACCAAAGATGATTTGGAAGACATGAGCGATTTATTGGAAGTAAATCATTTGCAAGACTTACAAAAGAAATTGATTATTCATTTGCTTTGGGATACAGGAATGCGATTGAGCGAACTGTTAGATATCAAAATTTCAGATATTGGAGAACAGGGAACTGATGGACTTAGAACCGCAAAAGTAAGAACTCGAAAAAGTATGCGTTACAATTTGGTGATTTGGGGAGCAGATACTGACGAACTTATGAATCGATATTTAGGTATGCGTGCTTGTTTGGATTGTGAATCGAATTTATTGCTGATTAACCCTAAAACCAAAAAAGTCTTCACACCAAGGAGTGTACAACGATGGATTACAGAGCTCTCGGATATGGCAATGCTGGATAAAAATATCACTCCACATAGTTTTCGACACGGAAAAGCCAACTTTATTTTAGATCAAGGAGGAAGTGTTCGTGATGTGAGTGCATTACTCAGACACGTAAAACCAGAATCGAGCTTCCAATATATGCAACTCTCTAAAAAGCGATATGAAGATGTGGCTCGTAGGTACCTGACTACATTTACAACAAGCAAAGAACTACAATTGGCGTAA
- a CDS encoding type IV secretory system conjugative DNA transfer family protein codes for MQWQDFRLYDISYFAKSNFRNTRQIFGIKQADRLYHFYCFGKSGSGKTSLLKTLMYQDAQAQRGFAFLDVHGDASREIVTELKSRFPNRTFVYFNVTDANLDYGYNPLRSVSPSKRSLVASNILEIFQRNWKSAWGMKMEHILRMILLTLLDQPKAQLSDILNLLHQKSYREECLPNITSLAIRQFWESEFPKYKPNDLLPIMNKLGGFLSHSIVHKILIENTNQLSLRKIIDEGTILVLNLAKGQVGSDVANILGGLLLTSLASASFSRIDILEKDRTPYFLYIDEFQTISGTELIAELLAQVRKFKIGLILANQFLHQLDSEVRNSVLGNVGTIVAFRLGISDANLMAKEFYPIFKASDFTSLANHSIYLKLMIDGKPSVPFSADTIL; via the coding sequence ATGCAATGGCAAGACTTTCGTTTGTATGACATCAGCTATTTTGCCAAATCTAATTTTAGAAACACACGACAAATCTTCGGCATCAAACAAGCCGACAGATTGTATCACTTTTATTGTTTCGGAAAGAGTGGGAGTGGTAAGACTTCCCTTTTAAAAACTCTCATGTATCAAGATGCACAAGCACAGCGTGGTTTTGCATTCTTGGATGTTCATGGAGATGCTTCTCGTGAAATTGTCACCGAATTGAAATCTCGTTTTCCAAATAGAACCTTTGTCTATTTTAATGTAACGGATGCCAATCTCGATTATGGTTACAACCCATTACGAAGTGTCTCTCCCTCCAAACGCTCTTTGGTAGCATCAAATATTTTAGAAATTTTCCAGCGAAATTGGAAATCGGCTTGGGGTATGAAAATGGAACATATCTTACGAATGATTTTACTCACCTTATTGGACCAGCCCAAAGCACAGCTTTCGGACATCCTAAACCTATTACACCAGAAATCATATCGAGAAGAGTGTTTACCCAATATCACATCTCTGGCGATTCGCCAGTTTTGGGAATCTGAATTTCCAAAATACAAGCCGAACGATCTATTGCCCATTATGAACAAATTGGGTGGTTTTTTAAGCCATTCTATTGTGCATAAAATTCTAATTGAGAATACCAATCAATTATCGTTACGGAAGATAATCGATGAGGGCACCATCTTGGTATTAAACTTGGCAAAAGGACAAGTTGGAAGTGATGTAGCCAATATTTTAGGTGGACTCTTATTAACCTCTTTAGCATCTGCATCTTTTTCAAGAATTGATATTTTAGAGAAAGACAGAACACCATATTTTCTATACATAGACGAGTTTCAAACCATCTCTGGAACAGAGTTGATTGCTGAATTACTGGCGCAGGTGCGTAAGTTCAAAATTGGACTCATCCTCGCCAACCAATTCTTACATCAACTAGATTCCGAAGTTCGCAATAGTGTGCTTGGGAACGTAGGTACTATTGTTGCCTTTCGTTTGGGAATTTCTGATGCCAACTTAATGGCAAAAGAATTCTATCCCATCTTTAAAGCTTCAGACTTCACTTCCCTAGCCAATCATTCAATCTATTTAAAATTGATGATAGATGGCAAACCCTCTGTGCCCTTTAGTGCTGATACCATTTTATAG
- a CDS encoding helix-turn-helix domain-containing protein gives MEPTQALLLANIKRIRKEKGLTQKDVAEGCGMLVPTYSRLERGGSNPSLASIVRIADALGIGVIELFQSSEIKDKSVAQKLSMINELSEYNRNVVTILLDSMIEKDRVEKLQDVKMKSRLSELNAIRKKA, from the coding sequence ATGGAGCCTACACAAGCACTTTTACTAGCCAACATTAAACGTATTCGAAAAGAAAAAGGACTCACGCAAAAGGATGTAGCCGAGGGTTGTGGGATGTTAGTGCCCACCTATTCACGTTTAGAGCGTGGTGGAAGCAATCCAAGTTTAGCTTCTATTGTTCGTATTGCGGATGCCTTGGGTATAGGAGTGATAGAATTATTTCAGTCTTCTGAAATTAAAGATAAGTCTGTGGCTCAAAAATTGTCTATGATTAATGAGCTTTCTGAATACAATAGAAATGTAGTGACCATTCTATTAGATTCTATGATTGAGAAAGATAGAGTGGAGAAACTGCAAGATGTGAAGATGAAAAGCAGATTATCAGAACTGAATGCCATTCGCAAAAAAGCCTAA
- a CDS encoding NACHT domain-containing protein, with translation MIQEKDLKLFWNFLYGIDNLPIPKKGESHHGIAGHIAYATSYYQKNWNLDEQITSGKFNNKKVKGFIKVRSGAETIAKHIKSGELSIYTFNAILCYFFFEIERLYENLEERILPLKNLKTFFKTIDVEYAKPEHIFYTNEFIALFFKKIKIIGIYPNVQPNFELVLSKYTNDGEYITIFDDKEVRDYKDILPSIKDILRYKELVKDEFKEFRVGFDGFPIPIDQIIELPFFRIDKRKEEQLDLLKDELNLILEKENKAKELIQEEIEFKDAIEKDFILKNQLRNEIKKIKAFFSKKHTPIEVLEKQNDIYISSPAGSGKTTTLKWFAYKLSSQGNQLPIFVELQSYKSDLKTLIEYSIKRFKLDFNSIRNHKNLILLIDGFDEYSGNDQDTLVREIRDFKKEFGCQIIFSGRYKPIGLGEKEFYTYKLSVFDDNDIQRIFNNVFPEKGTEYYNSLYKADLLESINIPLFLMFLIAHLKKQGEFKIKVITELLQNKGKLLKTVLIDDFLNEYEHKKYTKLREHQWLELKTKQIELISLFAYYLTFELINKENAHLQKDGIITFLKVHAVPIIRYESIDYEQLFIDFKEHSILSFKRDFVGFDKKEVRLFFTANYLKNQIHSNKDYSVFRKKFKGDENSWSSIETYLFGLIEPKKVMQEIKSFFIEDQIVYNNHFIFQIEYALKFIKSGNLDSNFKLLNKFYILNLIGLILFNDLKYTVNNKRRKNNHFKYSLFYIINESKYLIRTYLSSLIPDANHYYFHNIFNKPHVSIRSTYELSEILDKKIGNNSLFKDLKINPKFFKYKNYLLDKKPIPVDDINKTPNFIFSLLENLIFNPFFDDRINTINIVKGYESQLKYMRLYLSRFFELYAHSYLDFYFKTHSPTIFNLKTLYLYYKENRARILSNRILPETKEKIVHHFNELALHSKNKYRLVIMIYNAFDSILDSEIQIELLTSWRKKISEKSTSKNIKNTLVEVIFRHLKDEDVSLFISLLKSENQRIIQNTIFGLSLYIARNPDENNKYTSEIYEELQTLFNDEIKDIKITMLSAFQLYRVNPPKDFINDILKFADNEEVHYFAAILFFGRSKIKEAEPYLIKVINEENSNSPIVYDALTNLNYENFYKYNNDFFEQKRIKLSTQLKFFIFIGEPNILEYRFTFDLETYNNFVRIGGEDELQLLEEAYNIILKNKIIFKPSEKKAFEENIKYLKLKVEKLKQTDYYKNNILPKKKSSDASSEDLI, from the coding sequence ATGATACAAGAAAAAGATTTAAAACTGTTCTGGAACTTCTTATATGGAATAGATAATTTACCCATCCCAAAAAAAGGAGAGTCGCATCACGGAATTGCAGGTCATATCGCCTATGCTACGTCATACTATCAAAAAAACTGGAATTTAGACGAGCAAATAACTTCTGGAAAATTTAATAACAAAAAGGTTAAAGGGTTTATAAAGGTTCGTTCTGGAGCAGAGACCATTGCAAAGCATATCAAATCAGGAGAATTATCTATCTATACATTTAATGCTATTTTATGTTATTTCTTTTTTGAAATAGAAAGACTATATGAAAACTTAGAAGAAAGGATTCTTCCTTTAAAAAATTTGAAAACATTTTTTAAAACCATAGATGTAGAATATGCAAAACCTGAACACATTTTTTACACTAATGAATTCATAGCATTATTTTTCAAAAAAATAAAAATAATTGGTATCTATCCAAATGTACAACCTAATTTTGAATTGGTTCTTTCTAAATATACAAATGATGGAGAGTACATTACAATTTTTGATGATAAAGAGGTTCGCGATTATAAAGATATTTTACCCTCTATCAAAGATATTCTTAGGTATAAAGAACTTGTAAAAGATGAATTTAAAGAATTTCGTGTTGGTTTTGATGGGTTTCCAATACCAATAGATCAAATTATTGAACTCCCTTTTTTTAGAATTGATAAAAGAAAAGAAGAACAGTTGGATTTACTAAAAGATGAATTAAACTTAATATTAGAAAAAGAAAATAAAGCTAAAGAATTAATACAAGAGGAAATAGAATTTAAAGATGCAATAGAAAAAGATTTTATTCTAAAAAATCAGTTAAGAAATGAAATTAAAAAAATAAAAGCCTTTTTTAGCAAAAAGCATACTCCAATAGAAGTTCTAGAAAAACAAAATGATATTTATATTTCATCCCCAGCAGGTTCTGGTAAAACAACTACATTGAAATGGTTTGCTTATAAACTCTCTTCCCAAGGCAATCAACTTCCAATTTTCGTTGAATTGCAGTCTTATAAATCTGATCTAAAAACATTAATAGAATATAGCATAAAGCGATTTAAATTAGATTTTAATTCAATAAGAAATCATAAAAATTTAATATTACTGATAGATGGTTTCGATGAATACTCTGGAAATGATCAGGATACCCTAGTTAGAGAAATAAGAGATTTTAAAAAAGAGTTTGGATGTCAAATTATTTTTAGTGGTCGCTATAAACCCATAGGGCTTGGAGAAAAAGAATTCTATACCTACAAACTTTCTGTATTTGATGATAATGATATTCAACGCATTTTTAATAATGTATTTCCAGAAAAAGGAACAGAGTATTATAATTCTTTATATAAAGCAGATTTATTAGAATCAATAAATATTCCATTGTTCTTAATGTTTTTAATTGCACACTTGAAAAAACAAGGTGAATTTAAAATTAAAGTGATTACTGAACTACTACAAAACAAAGGGAAACTTTTAAAAACTGTTTTAATAGATGATTTTTTAAATGAATATGAGCATAAAAAATACACAAAACTAAGAGAACATCAATGGTTAGAGTTGAAAACAAAACAAATAGAGCTGATCTCTCTATTTGCTTATTATTTAACATTTGAATTAATAAACAAAGAAAATGCTCATTTACAAAAAGATGGTATTATTACGTTTTTAAAAGTTCATGCTGTGCCTATTATTAGGTATGAAAGTATCGATTATGAACAATTATTTATTGATTTTAAAGAGCATTCTATATTATCCTTTAAAAGAGATTTTGTAGGTTTTGATAAAAAAGAAGTTCGTCTTTTTTTTACTGCAAATTATTTAAAAAATCAAATTCATAGTAATAAAGATTACAGCGTTTTTAGAAAGAAGTTTAAAGGTGATGAAAATAGCTGGAGTTCTATTGAGACCTATTTATTTGGACTTATAGAACCTAAAAAAGTGATGCAAGAAATAAAATCATTTTTTATAGAAGATCAAATCGTTTATAATAATCATTTTATATTTCAAATAGAATACGCTCTCAAATTTATCAAAAGCGGAAACCTAGACTCAAATTTTAAACTTTTAAACAAATTTTATATCTTAAACCTAATAGGGCTAATACTTTTTAATGATTTAAAATATACTGTCAATAATAAAAGAAGAAAAAACAATCATTTCAAGTATTCACTCTTTTACATTATCAATGAATCTAAATATCTAATTAGAACATATTTATCTTCTTTAATACCTGATGCAAATCACTATTATTTTCATAATATATTTAACAAACCTCATGTCAGTATAAGATCCACATATGAATTGAGTGAGATTCTAGATAAAAAAATAGGTAACAATAGTTTATTCAAAGACCTCAAGATTAATCCAAAATTTTTTAAGTATAAGAATTACTTATTAGATAAAAAACCTATACCTGTAGACGACATAAATAAAACACCTAATTTTATCTTTTCTCTTTTAGAAAATTTGATTTTCAATCCATTTTTTGATGACCGAATAAATACAATAAACATTGTTAAGGGATATGAATCTCAATTAAAATATATGAGATTATATCTATCAAGGTTTTTTGAACTATATGCACATTCCTATTTAGATTTCTACTTTAAAACACATTCTCCCACTATATTTAATTTAAAAACTCTTTATCTATATTATAAAGAAAATAGAGCAAGAATTTTATCAAATAGAATACTCCCAGAAACAAAAGAAAAAATAGTCCATCACTTTAATGAATTAGCTTTACACAGCAAAAATAAATATCGATTGGTTATTATGATTTATAATGCTTTTGATTCAATTTTAGATTCTGAAATACAAATAGAATTATTGACATCTTGGCGAAAGAAAATAAGTGAGAAAAGTACCAGTAAAAATATTAAAAATACTCTTGTTGAAGTAATTTTTAGACACCTTAAAGATGAAGATGTATCTCTGTTCATATCTTTATTAAAATCAGAAAATCAAAGGATTATACAAAATACTATATTTGGACTTTCATTATATATAGCTAGAAATCCTGATGAAAATAATAAATATACTTCTGAAATATACGAAGAACTACAGACCTTATTCAATGATGAAATTAAAGATATAAAAATAACAATGCTTAGTGCATTTCAATTATATCGAGTAAACCCTCCTAAGGATTTTATAAATGATATTTTGAAATTTGCAGACAATGAAGAAGTACACTATTTTGCAGCAATTTTGTTTTTTGGACGCTCAAAAATTAAAGAAGCTGAACCCTATCTAATCAAAGTAATTAACGAAGAAAATTCTAATTCACCAATCGTTTATGATGCATTAACGAATTTAAATTACGAGAATTTCTACAAATACAATAATGATTTTTTTGAACAAAAAAGAATTAAACTTTCAACTCAACTTAAGTTTTTTATATTTATCGGTGAACCAAATATCTTAGAATATCGTTTTACATTTGACTTAGAGACGTATAACAATTTTGTTAGAATAGGAGGTGAAGATGAATTGCAATTACTTGAGGAAGCCTATAACATTATATTGAAAAATAAGATAATTTTTAAACCTAGTGAAAAGAAGGCATTTGAAGAAAATATTAAATATTTAAAATTAAAAGTTGAAAAATTGAAACAAACTGATTATTATAAAAATAATATTCTTCCCAAGAAAAAATCTTCTGATGCATCATCAGAAGATTTAATATAA
- a CDS encoding relaxase/mobilization nuclease domain-containing protein has product MIIKSISHTGNKKAARKLIKYIFDGRKSLEDPKGQQLIFKQHLRGYDKDKWAKQFEDLEANRKSHYGNKSVVAYHEVVSFSDLSTKHLTRSILKDLVGRYIKMRTNGQMFCAGAMHFEKNKNWHAHLVFSGIRMTNYKSSRISKKKLADIKSQLQNYQIKTYPFLEDSIVRHGLKKKN; this is encoded by the coding sequence TTGATCATCAAAAGTATTAGTCATACAGGAAATAAAAAAGCAGCAAGAAAGCTCATAAAATACATCTTTGATGGACGTAAGTCTTTGGAAGACCCAAAGGGTCAGCAACTCATTTTTAAACAGCATTTAAGAGGTTATGACAAAGACAAATGGGCGAAACAATTTGAAGATTTAGAAGCCAATAGAAAATCCCATTATGGCAACAAATCTGTAGTGGCATATCACGAAGTTGTCTCTTTTTCAGACCTATCAACTAAACACCTCACAAGATCCATTCTTAAAGATTTAGTTGGTAGATATATTAAGATGCGTACCAATGGTCAAATGTTTTGTGCTGGAGCAATGCATTTTGAGAAAAATAAAAATTGGCACGCACATTTAGTTTTTTCAGGAATTCGTATGACTAACTATAAAAGTTCGAGGATCAGCAAGAAAAAGTTAGCTGATATTAAGAGTCAACTTCAAAACTATCAGATAAAAACCTATCCATTTTTAGAAGATAGTATTGTACGACATGGATTAAAAAAAAAGAATTAA
- a CDS encoding DUF2958 domain-containing protein — protein sequence MKLITPELLDRFKEVGNQDEVENPIFIAKFFNPCGSQTWYSSEYDPETKIAYGYVTGMYVDEWGTFSITELEALKPPPFGLPIERDIHFDEITFKELIHKQRFQDLNTQEKDNTQDQDIEL from the coding sequence ATGAAATTGATAACACCAGAATTATTAGATCGATTTAAAGAAGTTGGAAATCAAGATGAAGTAGAAAATCCAATATTTATTGCAAAATTCTTTAACCCATGTGGCTCTCAGACTTGGTACTCAAGTGAGTACGACCCAGAGACAAAAATAGCTTATGGCTATGTTACTGGAATGTATGTTGATGAATGGGGAACTTTTTCTATTACAGAGTTAGAGGCTCTAAAACCACCACCTTTTGGACTACCCATAGAAAGGGATATCCATTTTGATGAGATTACTTTTAAAGAGCTTATTCATAAACAACGATTTCAAGATTTAAATACTCAAGAAAAAGACAATACTCAAGACCAAGATATAGAACTCTAA